The following are from one region of the Ptychodera flava strain L36383 chromosome 15, AS_Pfla_20210202, whole genome shotgun sequence genome:
- the LOC139152220 gene encoding uncharacterized protein, with protein sequence MSTVIKKFDGNIMEWRSFLDKFETKLVPTAEDDKDNFTLLRQFPEGTAHEIVRGYAGTYASEAYQGAMEELEERYSDPHKIANASLRKVSDWPPIKPDNVASLDKFAIFLNRCKTATPCVDGQEILEHSENIKQIVKKLPHFIQDSWSKRTVKIRKATKRVTFEDLVDLVKSKASRLSCTDYSRQAMASLGNPAKKKKGTDKVEQSFATSVMNAKKMNQGSKKSNTSTSKPHKAKPIPCLHCQDNNHSFDSCEQLIEASQEDTVNFLRNQGVYFCCLKPGIRSKQCKQKAKSSKCQGKHPTVLHQDRRPTTDKDEDSKRPVQTKSVAVY encoded by the coding sequence ATGTCCACAGTAATAAAGAAGTTTGACGGTAACATCATGGAGTGGAGATCATTCCTAGATAAGTTTGAGACCAAACTAGTACCGACTGCCGAAGATGACAAAGATAATTTCACTCTGCTGAGACAGTTCCCGGAAGGCACAGCCCATGAAATAGTTCGAGGGTATGCGGGTACATATGCAAGTGAAGCATATCAAGGTGCCATGGAGGAGCTAGAAGAGCGCTACAGTGATCCACACAAGATAGCCAACGCCTCCCTGAGGAAGGTTTCGGACTGGCCTCCAATCAAGCCAGATAACGTTGCCTCATTAGACAAGTTCGCCATCTTCTTGAATCGATGTAAGACAGCAACCCCATGTGTTGATGGCCAAGAAATACTAgaacattcagaaaatattAAGCAGATCGTCAAGAAGCTTCCTCACTTTATCCAAGATTCTTGGAGTAAACGGACAGTGAAGATACGCAAAGCCACGAAAAGAGTAACATTTGAAGACCTCGTTGATCTGGTGAAGTCCAAAGCAAGCAGACTCTCATGTACGGACTACAGCAGACAAGCAATGGCTAGTCTCGGCAATCCAGCAAAAAAGAAGAAAGGCACAGACAAAGTGGAACAATCTTTCGCCACTAGCGTTATGAACGCAAAGAAGATGAACCAAGGGAGCAAGAAGAGCAACACTTCGACCTCGAAACCACACAAAGCTAAACCGATACCATGCCTGCACTGCCAAGATAACAATCATTCTTTCGACAGTTGCGAACAATTGATTGAAGCCAGTCAAGAAGATACTGTTAACTTCCTGAGAAACCAAGGTGTATATTTTTGCTGTCTGAAACCTGGTATTCGCAGTAAGCAATGCAAGCAGAAAGCTAAAAGCTCCAAATGCCAAGGAAAACACCCAACAGTGCTACATCAGGATCGTCGACCGACAACTGATAAAGATGAGGATTCAAAAAGACCAGTACAGACGAAGAGTGTCGCAGTATACTGA